A part of Campylobacter concisus genomic DNA contains:
- a CDS encoding saccharopine dehydrogenase, which yields MSNILIIGAGGVSQVATVKCAMNSDVFTNITLASRTKSKCDAIAKFIKDRLGVQIDTAQIDADDTDAVVNLIKKTGAELLLNVALPYQDLTLMDACSRAGIPYIDTANYEHPDTAKFEYKLQWAKDGEFKAANTMALLGSGFDPGVTNVFCAYAQQNLFDEIHEIDILDCNAGDHGYPFATNFNPEINLREVSAKGRYWERGEWKETEPMEIMFKWDYPKVGVKDSYLLYHEELESLVKNIKGLKRIRFFMTFGQSYLMHMKCLENVGMLRIDEVEHNGVKIIPIQFLKTLLPDPASLGPRTKGKTNIGCVIRGLKDGKERQVYIYNVCDHEACYAETGAQAVSYTTGVPAMIGSMMVAKGMWSGKGVFNMENFDAKPFMDELNKQGLPWEMIEMKPGERHEVK from the coding sequence ATGTCAAATATCTTAATCATCGGAGCAGGTGGCGTGAGCCAAGTCGCAACCGTAAAATGTGCGATGAACTCGGACGTTTTTACAAATATCACCCTTGCAAGCCGCACAAAAAGCAAGTGCGACGCGATCGCTAAGTTTATCAAAGACCGCCTAGGCGTGCAAATCGACACCGCCCAGATCGACGCGGACGACACCGACGCGGTCGTAAATTTAATCAAAAAAACGGGCGCCGAGCTGCTACTAAACGTCGCGCTGCCGTATCAGGACCTAACACTGATGGACGCGTGCTCTCGCGCCGGCATCCCATACATCGACACCGCAAACTACGAGCACCCCGACACGGCAAAATTTGAATACAAGCTGCAGTGGGCGAAGGACGGCGAGTTTAAAGCCGCAAACACGATGGCGCTGCTAGGAAGCGGCTTTGATCCGGGCGTGACGAACGTATTTTGCGCCTACGCGCAGCAAAATTTATTTGACGAGATCCATGAGATCGACATCCTAGATTGCAACGCGGGCGATCACGGCTATCCGTTTGCGACGAATTTTAACCCAGAAATCAACCTGCGCGAAGTAAGCGCAAAGGGCCGCTATTGGGAGCGCGGCGAGTGGAAAGAGACCGAGCCGATGGAAATAATGTTCAAATGGGACTACCCGAAAGTCGGCGTCAAGGACAGCTACCTGCTCTACCACGAGGAGCTTGAAAGCTTAGTAAAAAACATCAAAGGACTAAAGCGAATCCGCTTTTTCATGACATTTGGGCAGAGCTATCTCATGCATATGAAATGCCTAGAAAACGTCGGCATGCTGCGCATCGACGAGGTAGAGCATAACGGCGTGAAAATAATTCCGATCCAGTTTTTAAAGACGCTTTTGCCTGATCCTGCGAGCCTCGGTCCTCGCACGAAGGGAAAAACTAACATCGGCTGCGTGATACGTGGCTTAAAAGACGGCAAAGAGCGCCAGGTCTATATCTACAACGTCTGCGACCACGAGGCTTGCTACGCCGAGACGGGCGCGCAGGCCGTGAGCTACACGACGGGCGTGCCTGCGATGATCGGCTCGATGATGGTCGCAAAGGGCATGTGGAGCGGCAAAGGCGTCTTTAATATGGAGAATTTCGACGCCAAACCTTTCATGGATGAGCTAAATAAACAGGGCTTGCCGTGGGAGATGATCGAAATGAAACCGGGCGAGAGGCATGAAGTAAAGTAA
- a CDS encoding non-canonical purine NTP pyrophosphatase, producing MKIVLATSNLDKVKEIKEFLKGNKIYALSEIIKPFEIVEDGSSFQENALIKSKAVFAKLKEQGLDNEFIALSDDSGISVDALGGEPGIYSARYFDLDENGKVCGKNANDANNRAKLISKLKALNLESSSAHYTACIAISSKFGDYTTHGFMYGKAIDEERGTNGFGYDALFIPDGFTKTLGELGNETKLKISHRSKGLELANFVLKSLKKNFS from the coding sequence ATGAAAATCGTGCTTGCAACGTCAAATTTGGACAAAGTAAAAGAGATAAAAGAATTTTTAAAAGGCAATAAAATTTATGCATTGAGCGAGATTATCAAGCCATTTGAGATCGTTGAGGACGGCAGTAGTTTTCAAGAAAATGCACTCATAAAGTCCAAAGCCGTCTTTGCAAAGCTTAAAGAACAGGGGCTTGATAATGAGTTTATCGCTCTTAGCGATGATAGCGGCATTAGTGTGGATGCACTTGGCGGTGAGCCGGGGATCTACTCAGCTCGCTATTTTGACCTTGATGAAAATGGTAAAGTATGCGGTAAAAACGCAAATGACGCAAACAATAGAGCAAAGTTAATTAGCAAGCTAAAGGCGCTAAATTTAGAGAGTTCATCAGCACACTATACCGCCTGTATCGCCATTAGCTCGAAATTTGGCGACTACACGACGCATGGCTTTATGTATGGCAAAGCGATAGATGAGGAGCGTGGTACAAATGGCTTTGGCTATGATGCACTCTTTATCCCAGATGGCTTTACTAAAACGCTTGGCGAGCTAGGTAATGAGACGAAGCTTAAAATTTCTCACCGTTCAAAGGGACTTGAGCTTGCAAATTTCGTGCTAAAAAGTCTAAAGAAAAACTTTAGTTAA
- a CDS encoding ABC transporter ATP-binding protein, whose product MLELKNVEYEILRDKVVRNFSLNVKSGEVVTLFGPSGCGKTTILRLISGLNEPRKGKIFNNFKKTTYFFQENRLLTWKNALENVLLVMDKPDINAVLELFKKVGLSQKDTLKYPSELSGGMRQRVAFVRAVVTKPDLLLMDEPFSGLDYDMKEILIEIIGQRVSEGMSVVLVTHDRMEAVKMSNRIYFLSSKGAVIQRELEIDKDFKDRDFTFISKMIDENFKGQIYYD is encoded by the coding sequence ATGCTTGAGCTTAAAAACGTAGAGTATGAAATTTTAAGAGATAAGGTCGTAAGGAATTTTAGCCTAAATGTAAAAAGTGGCGAAGTGGTGACGCTTTTTGGGCCATCAGGATGTGGCAAAACAACGATACTTCGGCTTATTAGCGGACTAAATGAGCCTAGAAAAGGAAAAATTTTTAATAACTTTAAAAAGACTACATACTTTTTTCAAGAAAATCGCCTGCTAACATGGAAAAATGCTCTTGAAAATGTGCTTTTAGTTATGGATAAACCAGACATTAACGCTGTTTTAGAGCTTTTTAAAAAGGTTGGATTAAGCCAAAAGGACACTTTAAAATACCCAAGCGAGCTAAGCGGCGGTATGAGGCAAAGGGTAGCTTTCGTAAGAGCGGTCGTGACAAAGCCTGATCTACTTTTGATGGATGAGCCTTTTTCTGGACTTGATTATGATATGAAAGAAATTTTGATTGAGATTATTGGCCAAAGAGTGAGCGAAGGTATGAGTGTGGTTCTTGTCACACACGATAGAATGGAGGCTGTAAAGATGTCAAATAGAATTTATTTCCTATCAAGTAAAGGTGCAGTCATACAAAGAGAACTTGAAATAGACAAAGATTTCAAAGATCGTGATTTTACGTTTATTAGCAAGATGATAGATGAAAATTTCAAAGGGCAAATTTATTATGATTAA
- a CDS encoding ABC transporter permease, translated as MILIDGIKKDRSSFLKIIDYFWGGFSGFAVVFLILAIWQVGSEFSSPLLLPPPKDVFLKACEILKDYKNSEINITLCRSLIGVCSATFFGIFLGLIAGSFKSFAAFLKPVITLLLSMPPIIWIVLAIFWFGFGNFSTVFTIFITVLPLTFASSAVAMSSVDEELKEMFDAYNLGILKKIRHLYIPHLTSYIISSISVAVAMGVKIVIMAELLGANNGMGAKIANARAMLETTEVMAYVLLSITLIMLFEYLIIEPLKIALMPWRR; from the coding sequence ATGATACTAATCGATGGCATTAAAAAAGATCGCTCAAGCTTTTTAAAAATAATTGACTATTTTTGGGGCGGATTTAGCGGATTTGCCGTAGTTTTTTTGATCTTAGCCATTTGGCAAGTGGGAAGCGAGTTTAGCTCCCCACTCTTGCTTCCGCCACCAAAAGATGTATTTTTAAAAGCCTGTGAAATTTTAAAAGATTATAAAAACAGCGAGATAAATATAACGCTTTGCAGATCACTGATCGGAGTTTGCTCGGCAACATTTTTTGGTATATTTCTAGGGTTAATAGCAGGTAGCTTTAAAAGTTTTGCGGCCTTTTTAAAGCCTGTTATTACATTACTTTTGTCAATGCCGCCGATTATTTGGATAGTGCTTGCTATTTTTTGGTTTGGATTTGGAAATTTTAGCACCGTTTTTACTATCTTTATAACCGTTTTACCACTTACTTTCGCAAGCTCAGCAGTTGCTATGAGTAGCGTAGATGAGGAGCTAAAAGAGATGTTTGACGCTTATAATCTAGGAATTTTAAAAAAGATAAGACACCTTTACATCCCGCATCTTACAAGCTACATAATAAGCTCTATTAGCGTAGCTGTCGCAATGGGCGTAAAGATAGTGATAATGGCTGAGCTACTAGGTGCAAATAACGGCATGGGAGCAAAGATAGCAAATGCAAGAGCAATGCTTGAAACAACCGAGGTAATGGCATATGTTCTTTTAAGTATCACTCTTATCATGCTCTTTGAATACCTCATCATTGAGCCACTAAAAATAGCTTTGATGCCTTGGAGAAGATGA
- a CDS encoding MFS transporter, with translation MLKSVLPLSFIIASRFLGLFIVLPVLSLYALNLRGANEFLVGLIVGVYAISQMIFQVPFGALSDRIGRKKTLTIGLLVFIIGSIICALTSDIFTMLFGRFLQGVGAIGAVATAMISDYITEEKRSKAMAIMGAFIGLSFTLSMVLGPLLAKDYGLSSLFYLSAALSLLCIVLLYTVVPKEIKVSAKSEKVPFGKLFLQKDYMIINFTSFMQKMLASIAFLVIPIVLVKEYGYESSELYKVYTLGAVLGFLAMGLAGALGDGKGLSKVILIAGTLLFALTYTIFAISFTLFIFVLGVAIFFIGFNLHEPIMQSTATKFVKSSQKGSALGIFNSFGYLGSFVGGAFGGYILHAFGFKALAIICVVLCAIWLVLLFSLSDPRIFKNIYLSPEVSLNLELLNRQKGVVDYYKNEKNQVIKFDSRLTSEAALKESLKF, from the coding sequence ATGTTAAAAAGCGTTTTACCACTATCTTTTATCATAGCAAGCAGATTTTTAGGTCTTTTTATAGTTTTGCCAGTGCTTAGCCTTTATGCCTTAAATTTACGCGGAGCAAACGAGTTTTTAGTAGGGCTAATAGTAGGCGTCTATGCGATCTCGCAGATGATATTTCAAGTACCTTTTGGAGCGCTCTCGGATAGGATAGGGCGCAAAAAAACATTAACGATCGGACTTTTGGTTTTTATCATCGGCTCAATAATTTGTGCACTTACAAGCGATATTTTTACCATGCTATTTGGTAGATTTTTACAAGGTGTAGGTGCTATCGGAGCAGTTGCAACTGCGATGATAAGTGACTATATAACAGAAGAAAAACGCTCAAAAGCTATGGCAATAATGGGTGCTTTTATAGGACTTAGTTTCACACTTTCTATGGTGCTTGGGCCGCTTCTTGCCAAAGACTACGGACTTTCAAGTCTCTTTTATCTAAGTGCCGCTCTTAGCCTACTTTGCATTGTACTTCTTTACACTGTTGTGCCAAAGGAGATAAAAGTGAGTGCTAAAAGTGAAAAAGTACCATTTGGTAAGCTTTTTTTACAAAAAGACTACATGATCATAAATTTCACCTCTTTTATGCAAAAGATGTTAGCAAGCATCGCATTTTTGGTGATCCCTATCGTTTTGGTAAAAGAGTATGGTTACGAAAGTAGTGAGCTTTACAAGGTCTATACACTTGGTGCCGTACTTGGCTTTTTGGCTATGGGGCTAGCTGGCGCCCTTGGCGATGGAAAGGGACTTAGCAAGGTCATCTTGATAGCTGGTACGCTACTTTTTGCCCTAACCTACACTATTTTTGCCATTAGCTTTACACTTTTTATCTTCGTTTTGGGAGTTGCTATATTTTTTATAGGATTTAACCTTCACGAGCCCATCATGCAATCAACCGCAACAAAATTTGTAAAATCCTCACAAAAAGGCTCAGCCCTTGGTATCTTTAATTCATTTGGCTATCTAGGAAGCTTTGTTGGAGGTGCATTTGGTGGGTATATATTGCATGCCTTTGGTTTTAAAGCACTAGCCATCATCTGCGTGGTGCTTTGCGCGATATGGCTTGTTTTGCTCTTTAGCCTAAGCGATCCAAGAATTTTTAAGAACATCTATCTAAGTCCTGAAGTTAGCTTAAATTTAGAGCTGCTAAACAGACAAAAAGGTGTAGTCGATTATTACAAAAACGAGAAAAATCAAGTAATCAAATTTGACTCTCGCCTAACAAGCGAGGCGGCTTTAAAAGAGAGTTTGAAGTTTTGA